The window CCCCGTGTCCGCCGCTCGTTCCGCCGGCGGGCTCCGGGACCCGGAGGGTGAGGGGGACACCATGGGAGACGAGGCAGCCGCGAGCGGCGCCTCCGGCGTGGCCCGCCAGGACGCGGTGCGCGGCGGCGGGCCGGCGGGATGCGGGACCGTGGTGCGGGTCGCGGCCATAGCGAGCCTCACGCCCCTGGAGGAGCTGGAGGCCGATCCCTTCCTGGTCGACTCCCGCAGCCAGCACGCCATGTGCGCCCGCTGGGCCGCCGAGCGCGGCTATGTGGTGACCCGCGAACTGCTCGTCCGCGCACTGCGCCCCGACCACTGCGCCCTGTGGGCCGATGTCGACGCCGGCCTCGTCGACCTCTTCGTCGCCCCCAGCCGCCGCGTCCTCGAACGCGCCCTCGCCTCCGTCGACGACTTCACCGCCGAGTGCGCCCGCCGCGGCATCCGCGTCGAGACGGTGGGCCGCGCCGAACCCGCCTACGACGCCCAGATGAAGGCCCGGGTCCACCGCCGGCTGTCCATGCCGACGGCGGGGTACGACGGCCGCTGAGCGGGAGTGCCCGTACCCCGGGAGTGCCCGCACCCCGTGAGCCCCGTCCCCCGGGGGCGCCGGACCGCACCCCGCCCCTGCCCCCGTGCCACCCCGGAACGCCACCCCGGCGCCCCGGCCCTCTGTGACAGGCTGGGCCCAGGACCGGGACGGGTAAAGGTGGCCAGAACGTGGGCGGTGGTCGATGGCGAAGAGTGCTGAGCGGCGTCTGGCGGATGCTCGCCGTGTGGGCGGTGTCCACCCTGACGATGCTCGTGCTCGCGGGCGCGCTCCCCGACTTCCGGCTCCAGTCCGAGAGCGGTGAGAGCGCCACCCAGATCGCCGTCACCGCGGCCTTCGGCGCCGGCGCGTTCGGTCTGCTCTCCGCCCTCGTGTGGCCGCTGCTCGTGCGGGCGCTGCTGCTGGTGCCGGCGCTCGTGCTCGGCCTGCTCGTCTTCTTCCTCAACGGCTCGCTGCTTCTGCTCGCCCTGCGGATCAGTCCCGCCGGCCAGGGGGAGGCCGCCCCCGAGACCGCCGTGGTGGTCGCCGCGGTGATGTCGGCCGTCGCCTCCGCCACCGGCGGCGCCCTCACCGTACGGGACGACGACGCCTACCGGCGCCGCCTGTACCGGCTGGCCGACCGCCGCCGCGGGCGCGCCGACGGCGGCCCGGGGCCGGCGGGATCCGGCACCGTCTTCCTCCAGCTCGACGGCGTCGGCCACGACGTGCTGGAGGCGGCGGTGGACAAGGGCCTGATGCCGACCGTCGCCGGCTGGCTCGGCCGCCCGGCCGACGGCATTGTCCGCCCCCGGCCCACCCACCGGCTCACCCCCTGGCGCACGGACTGGTCCAGCCAGACCGGCGCCAGCCAGCTGGGCATCCTGCACGGCACCAATCACGACGTGCCGGCCTTCCGCTGGTACGAGAAGGACACCCGGGAGGTGATGGTCTGCAACCGGCCCTCCGGTGCCGCCGAACTGCAGCGTCGGGCCATCGACCGCACCGGCGACGGCGGTCTGCTCACCGTCGACGGCGCCAGCCGCGGCAACCTCTTCAGCGGCGGCGCGGAGCAGCTCGCGCTCGTCCTGTCGATGGCCGCCCGCCGGGGCCGGCGCAACCGTTCCCGCGCCGGGTACTTCGCCTACTTCTCCGACCCGGCCAACGCCGTCCGCACCGCCATGTCCTTCGTCGCCGACGTCCTGCGGGAGACCGGCCAGTCCATACGCGCCCGGTTCGCGCAGCAGCGGCCTCGGGTCAAGCGCGGCGGCCTCTACCCCTTCATCCGTGCCTTCGCCACCGTCGTCGAGCGCGATGTCGTGGTCTCCGCGGTGATCGGGGACATGTTCGCCGGCCGCGCGGCGATCTACGCGGACCTCGTGGCGTACGACGAGGTCGCCCACCACTCCGGCCCGCACAGCCGCGACGCCGCGAAGGTCCTCGAACGTCTCGACCGCTCCATCGCGCTGATCGCCCAGGTCGCCGAACACGCCCCGCGCGCCTACCGGATCGTCCTCCTCTCCGACCACGGCCAGAGCCCCGGCGAGACCTTCCTCGGCCGCTACGGCCTCACCCTCGGCAACCTGGTCCGCGCCGGCTGCGGCCTGCCCGTGCCGCGCCGGGCCCGGCGCACCCACAGCGGCTCCGAGGCACGCACGGCGGTACGGGCCGCGCTGCGCATCCCCGTCGAGGAGCGCGTCGAGGAGCACCGGACCACGCGCCGCTTCGAGCCGGTCGTCCTCGCCTCCGGCAACCTCGGCCTCGTCTCCTTCCCGGACGTCCCCCACCGGATGAGCCGCGAGGAGATCGACGCCCGTCACCCCGCCCTGCTCTCCACCCTCGCCAACCACCCCGGCATCGGATTCGTCCTCGTCCGCAGCGAGGAGCACGGCGGCGTCGTACTCGGCGCCCACGGCGCGGAGGTCCCCATCGGCGAGCTGAGCGACGAACACCCCGGCCCCCTGGCCGACTTCGGCCCCGGCGCCGCCGACGCCGTACGCCGCACCCACGGCTTCCCGCGCACCGCCGACATCATGGTCAACTCCTGGTACGACCCCGACGAGGGCGAGGTCCTCGCCTTCGAGGAGCAGATCGGCTCCCACGGCGGCCTCGGCGGCTGCCAGTCCCGCCCCTTCCTCATGTCCCCGCTGGCCCTCTCGGAGCCGGCGGAGGAGGGCGAGACCTTGGTGGGCGCGGAACACATCCACCAGGTGCTGAGGAGGTGGCTACGGGAATCGAACGGTCCCCAGGTCCCCCTGGCCGAGGCGGAGCGCCCCGAAGGGGAGGGAACCGCGCGACCGGCCACGGACGAGCCCGCACCGGCCACGGACGAGCCCGCACCGGCCACGGACGAGCCCGCACCGGCCAAGGAACAGAACCCGGCAGGCGCGTAGGCGTGTAGGCGCCCCGACCCCCGGAAATTGGGCTGCGTCCCGTGAGCAGGTCGCCCACACTGTTCGCACCGTTCGCAGAACACCCCCTTGGAGTCCCCGCCTTGCAGGCAGCCGTGACCGTCACACCCTCCCGCATACCCGAGCTGCTGCTCGGCCTCGCCACCGTCCGCCCCGTCTTCGTCTGGGGCGCCCCCGGCATCGGCAAGTCCTCCCTGGTCAGGGCCTTCGCCGAGTCGCTGGGCCTGGAGTGTGTGAGCCTTCTGGGCACGCAACTGGCGCCGGAGGACCTGATGGGCGTACCGCAGATCCGGGACGGGCGCTCGGTGTTCTGCCCGCCGGAGGCCATCGCCCGCGACGAGCCGTACTGCCTGTTCCTGGACGAGCTGAACGCGGCCACCCCGGACGTGCAGAAAGCCTTCTACTCACTGATCCTGGACCGCCGGATCGGCGCCTACGAGCTGCCCAAGGGGTCGATCGTCATCGGCGCCGGCAACCGTGCCACCGACAACGCGCTCGCCCGTCCCATCGCCTCCGCCCTCGTCAACCGTCTCACCCACGTCCACCTCCGGGCGTCCGCGACGGACTGGCTCGGCTGGGCGCGGGAGAGCGGCATCCACCCCTGGGTCCTGGACCACCTCACCGACCGCCCGGACCACCTGTGGTCCAAGCCGCCGAAGACCGAGGAGCCGTTCTCCACGCCCCGCTCCTGGCACATGCTCTCCGACGCGCTGCACTCCTTCGGCCGCGACCTCGACGAGGAGACCCTGAAGGTCCTCGCGCACGGCACGCTCACCCCCACGCACGCGGTCGCCTTCTGCGGCTACGTCAAGATCGTGCGCAGCCGGTTCGGCATCGAGGCGATCCTCAAGGGCGAGGCCGGCTGGCCCCACCGCGTGGAGGACCGCGACCTTCTCTACTACCTCGCCGACTCCTTCCGCGGCAGGCTGATCAAGGAGCTGCCCGCGAGCAAGCAGCACATGTCGGCGAACGGGCGGCAGACCGCGTACCGCGCCAAGTCGCTGCTGGTGCAGCTCGCCGAGATCTCCGTCGAGGTCGCCCAGACCGTCATCGCCTCCGACGCCGACGGCAACCCCGTCCTGCCCGCCTGGTTCCTCGTCGAGGCTGCCCGGGACATGCCCCGGCTGGTGGAGGCCCGCCGGTGAGCGCGGCCGGCGGCAAGGGCAAGGGCAAGGGCAAGGGCGTACGGAAGACCCAACGGGACCTTGCCGCAGAGGCCTTCGAGGCCGGGCTCGCGACGGTGCGGGGCAACTCCGCGCTCCGGGCGGTCGGGTTCGACACCTGCCGCAAGGAGAAGTGCGATCACGCGCCCCGCGACGGGCTCGTCCGCGTCGACTCCGAGGGCGTGCTGCACGCGCACCCCGACCGGCTCGCCGAACCCGAGGCCTGGGCCTGGGCCCTCGCCCACGCCGCCCTCCATCTCGGCTTCGGGCACGTCCCGGCGGCCCAGGGCGTGCGCGAACAGCCCGACCGCTTCGACGTCGCCGCCCGCTGTGTGGCCGTCAACCGCTTCCTGCTCACGTTCCCCGTCGGCCTGCCTCCGGTGAACCTGCCCAGCCGTTACCCGGACGGCGACGAGGAGCGACTCGCCGCCCACTGGCGCCGCGACGGGCTCCCCACGGCGTACGAGCGCTGCGGCACGGCCGGCGCCGAACCCGACCAGGTCCTCCTGGCCTGGCCCAAGTGGCGGCCGCTGCCCCCGGACCGGCAGCTCGCCTTCGCCCACGCCCTGACCAGCACCATGTCCGCCGCGATGGACATGGCCGGCGGCCGCCGCGAGTCCCTGTACGACGAGCCGGTCCTGCGGCGGCCCTGGGAGAAGGCACTGAGCTGGTTCATCTCCTCCTACCCCCTGCTCGGCGGCATCGCGGCCGGCATCCGGATCGTCGCCGACGTCGAACTCGCCCACGCCCACGGCATCGCCGTCGCGGCCGTCGACGCGGACGCGGGGGAGATCTACATCAACCCGCTCCGGCGGTTCGAGGACGAGGAATGGCGGTTCATCCTCGCCCACGAGATGCTGCACGCCGCTCTGCGCCACGGCGACCGCTGCGGCACCCGCGACCCGTACCTGTTCAACATCGCCGCCGACTACGTCATCAACGGCTGGCTGCGCGAGATGGACGTCGGCACCATGCCAGACGGCCTCCTGCACGACCCCGAGCTGGCCGGTCTGTCGGCGGAGGAGGTGTACGACCGGATCGTCGGGGACCTGCGCCGGATGCGCCGGCTGTCCACCCTGCGCGGCAAGGGCGCGGGCGACATCCTCGGCGGCCCGCTCGGCTCCCCGGGCGACTACGTGGACCTCGACGAGTTCTACCGCCGTGGCCTCGCCCGGGGGTTCGACCTGCACGAGCGGCAGGAGCGCGGCCTCCTGCCCGCCGGACTGGTCGAGGAGATCCGCGCCCTGAGCCATCCGCCGCTGCCCTGGGACGCGCGACTCGCGCGCTGGTTCGACGAGTTCGTGCCCAGCCCGCAGGCCG is drawn from Streptomyces bottropensis ATCC 25435 and contains these coding sequences:
- a CDS encoding phage holin family protein, translated to MLAVWAVSTLTMLVLAGALPDFRLQSESGESATQIAVTAAFGAGAFGLLSALVWPLLVRALLLVPALVLGLLVFFLNGSLLLLALRISPAGQGEAAPETAVVVAAVMSAVASATGGALTVRDDDAYRRRLYRLADRRRGRADGGPGPAGSGTVFLQLDGVGHDVLEAAVDKGLMPTVAGWLGRPADGIVRPRPTHRLTPWRTDWSSQTGASQLGILHGTNHDVPAFRWYEKDTREVMVCNRPSGAAELQRRAIDRTGDGGLLTVDGASRGNLFSGGAEQLALVLSMAARRGRRNRSRAGYFAYFSDPANAVRTAMSFVADVLRETGQSIRARFAQQRPRVKRGGLYPFIRAFATVVERDVVVSAVIGDMFAGRAAIYADLVAYDEVAHHSGPHSRDAAKVLERLDRSIALIAQVAEHAPRAYRIVLLSDHGQSPGETFLGRYGLTLGNLVRAGCGLPVPRRARRTHSGSEARTAVRAALRIPVEERVEEHRTTRRFEPVVLASGNLGLVSFPDVPHRMSREEIDARHPALLSTLANHPGIGFVLVRSEEHGGVVLGAHGAEVPIGELSDEHPGPLADFGPGAADAVRRTHGFPRTADIMVNSWYDPDEGEVLAFEEQIGSHGGLGGCQSRPFLMSPLALSEPAEEGETLVGAEHIHQVLRRWLRESNGPQVPLAEAERPEGEGTARPATDEPAPATDEPAPATDEPAPAKEQNPAGA
- a CDS encoding ATP-binding protein, whose protein sequence is MQAAVTVTPSRIPELLLGLATVRPVFVWGAPGIGKSSLVRAFAESLGLECVSLLGTQLAPEDLMGVPQIRDGRSVFCPPEAIARDEPYCLFLDELNAATPDVQKAFYSLILDRRIGAYELPKGSIVIGAGNRATDNALARPIASALVNRLTHVHLRASATDWLGWARESGIHPWVLDHLTDRPDHLWSKPPKTEEPFSTPRSWHMLSDALHSFGRDLDEETLKVLAHGTLTPTHAVAFCGYVKIVRSRFGIEAILKGEAGWPHRVEDRDLLYYLADSFRGRLIKELPASKQHMSANGRQTAYRAKSLLVQLAEISVEVAQTVIASDADGNPVLPAWFLVEAARDMPRLVEARR
- a CDS encoding vWA domain-containing protein; the encoded protein is MSAAGGKGKGKGKGVRKTQRDLAAEAFEAGLATVRGNSALRAVGFDTCRKEKCDHAPRDGLVRVDSEGVLHAHPDRLAEPEAWAWALAHAALHLGFGHVPAAQGVREQPDRFDVAARCVAVNRFLLTFPVGLPPVNLPSRYPDGDEERLAAHWRRDGLPTAYERCGTAGAEPDQVLLAWPKWRPLPPDRQLAFAHALTSTMSAAMDMAGGRRESLYDEPVLRRPWEKALSWFISSYPLLGGIAAGIRIVADVELAHAHGIAVAAVDADAGEIYINPLRRFEDEEWRFILAHEMLHAALRHGDRCGTRDPYLFNIAADYVINGWLREMDVGTMPDGLLHDPELAGLSAEEVYDRIVGDLRRMRRLSTLRGKGAGDILGGPLGSPGDYVDLDEFYRRGLARGFDLHERQERGLLPAGLVEEIRALSHPPLPWDARLARWFDEFVPSPQAVRSYARPSRRQSATPDIPRAGRYFPPEETARCTFGVVLDTSGSMDRALLGKALGAIASYAAARDVPAARVVFCDAAPHDAGFLPVTEIAGRVRVHGRGGTVLQPGIDLLQRADDFPPGAPVLVITDGWCDVLRVRREHAYLIPQGARLPFTARGPVFRVR